ACAACATCCTTCATTTTGTCCATTACACCAATTTTTTATAATGTCTATTTTTGCAATCTGAATAAAACTACCTGAAATTTCAAGTGAAAAATTTATCAAAAATCTTAATTAAGAGTCAACCGCGAAAAAGTCCAATTTCATGCTTTTGCTATTTTGCAGCATTCTACACAATTGTTAAATTGCTGAAAATCAGTTTTGCCCCATACCTAAATGGAGCCTTGTTTTCAGCAACCGTTAAAATATTGAGTTTTCGGAGCAGACTCAATTTAAAGAAGATTTTCAATAGAACTTGCAATTTTTTCCATCAGCCATCGGGGGGTTGATGTAGCTCCGCAAATTCCTATGGTTTTAGCATTTTCCAACCATTCATTTTTCAGTTCCGGCAGGTCAGAAACAAAATAGGAATTTGGATTTGTGTTTTTGCAAACTTCATAAAGCATTTTCCCATTCGAGCTTTTTCTACCGCTCACAAAAATTATCACATCGTTATTGCTTGCAAATTCACGCAAGGATGGTTCGCGATTGGTAACTTGCGAACAAGTTGTATTATTGCTAATAAATTGGGCTTTTGAGTTGATTTTTTCAAGTTGACTTTGAATTTCCTTCTGAATCTCGAAAAAGCCTTCTAAGCTTTGTGTAGTTTGCGAGAAAAGATTTATGGGTTTTGTGAAGTCTATTTTTGATAAATCTTTAAGAGTATTAATAACAATTGCTTTTCCTTTAGTCTGGCCAACCAATCCGTTAACTTCTGCATGACGATTTTTACCGTAAATAACAAGTTGTCCATCGATTTTTGAGATATCGTCGAAACCATTTTTAATTCTGTTTTGCAATTTTAAAACAACAGGACAGGAGGCATCTATTAACTCAATATTGTTTTCTAATGCAATTTTGTATGTTTCCGGTGGTTCTCCGTGGGCACGCAGCAGTACTTTGCAGTTTTTTAATGATTTAAATTTTTCGTGATCGATAGTAATCAAACCTTCATTTGATAATCTTTTGACTTCTACATTGTTATGAACTATATCGCCAAGACAATAAATTTTATCTTCTTTTTCGAGAATTGCCTCAGCCATTTGAATTGCGTAAACTACGCCGAAACAAAAACCCGATTCTTTATTTATTTCTATTTTCATAATAAGTGAAATTCTATTTCTGAAAATCGTTTAGAATTTTCAAAATCCAATCTAATTGCTCTTTTCTGGAGATTTTACTATTATCTAAAACCATCGCATCTTTATCCATTTTCAGCGGACTTTCTTTTCTGTTTTCGTCAATAAAATCTCTGTTTTTAATATTTTCAAAAACTTCTAAATATGTTGTGTTAATATCTTTTTCTATCAGCTCATCATATCTTCTTTGAGCTCTGATTTCTACGCTTGCTGTCATAAATATTTTAATATCGGCATCCGGAAAAACTACAGTTCCAATATCTCTTCCATCCATGACTATCCTTTTTTGTTTGCCCATTTCTTGCTGCTGTTTTACCATTTCTACACGCACTTCCTTGATTTTGCTGATCTGGCTAACATAATTTGCAACTTCCAAAGCTCGAATTTCTGATTCGACATTTTTATCGTTTAAAAATATTTCATTTTCACCCGATTCTTCATTTTTTTTGAAACTGATACTTATGCTTTGAATTTTTTCAAAAAGAGTTTTGTCATCAACTTTATCATTTGAAATAATGTTATTTCTCAGGCAAAATAGTGTAACTGCCCGATACATGGCACCGGAATCAATATATGTATAAGCAATTGTTTTTGCAAGGTCTTTAGCAATTGTGCTTTTGCCGCAGGATGAGTGCCCGTCAATTGCAATTATTAGATTTTTTTCTATTTTCATTTATATAAGTGAAATTGGAATTTTGATATTGAAAATTGTTTAAACACAAATGTTACATTTATAATTCATAATCTTCCCAATGGCTATCGGGACATAATTCCCAATACATTTACAGAAAATTAAAAAACATTCTGCCAATAAATAAATAAATAACTAATCCTGTTATATCGTTTATGGTTGTAATAAATGGTCCGGTTGCAAGTGCCGGATCAATTTTCAATTTATTAAGAAATAGCGGAATAAAAGTGCCGAAAATTCCGGCAAACAAAATAATTGCAAACAAAGCTGTACTAACTGAAACAGTTAGGGCAAAATTCGAGCTAAAGAAATAACTATATATAAATATTAATGATGACAATATTATTCCATTTATCAGTGCAATGAGCAACTCTTTTATAAGTTTTCTGCCAATGCTTTCGAGCCCAATAGTATTGTTTGCAATTCCTTGTACAATAATTGATGAAGATTGCACACCTACATTTCCAGCCATAGCTCCAATTAACGGAAAAAACAAAGCTAGTCCAATATATTTGTCAAGATCGTCCTCGAAAAATCCAATAATTCTGGCACCAAAAATTCCGCCGAAAAGTCCGATCAGGAGCCAAGGTAATCTTGCTTTAGTAAGCTTCCATGTGCTATCAGAAGATTCAACATCTTGAGTAATACCCGAAACCATTTGGTAATCTTTTTCGGCTTCTTCACGAATAACATCAACAACATCGTCGATTGTGATACGACCAACTAACCTGCCAATACTATCTACTACAGGAAGCACAATCAAATCGTATTTGTCCATAATATTTGCCACTTCTTCCGAAGTAGCCTCAGTTTTCACTGTTATTACATCTTTATTATAAATCGCAGAAATATTTTTTGTATCGCTGCTAAGTAGCATTTTCTTCAACGAAAGTGTGCCTTTTAAAATATCATCGTTATCTACAACATAAACATAATACAATTCATCGACATCTTCGGCTTGTTTGCGCATTTCAGAAATGCAGGTAGTAATATTCCAATTTATATTAACACAAATCAGCTCTTTTGCCATCAATCCACCGGCAGTATCTTCATCGTAGTGAAGCAAATCGACAATATCTCCAGCTTGTTCAAGATCGTCGATATGAGAAAGTACTTCTTCTTGTTTTTCTTCCGAAAGCTCGCCAATGATATCCGCAGCATCGTCAGAATCCATTTCGTTAATGAATTGTTTTGCAATGACCTCGCTGGGTAGAACTTTAAGAAATCTTTCTCTGTCGTCTTCTTCCAATTCAACAAGAACATCGGCAGCTTTTTCTCCATCCAATAATAAATAAAGATATTTTGCTTCTTCAATACTTAATTCATCGTAAATCTCAGCAATATCGGCAGCATGTAGCGACTCCATAATTTCCAAAGCAACCGAATTGTCTTTCCTTTCAATTGTCTTCTTAAGATTTGTAACGAACTCTTTTGTAAGCTCAAAATTTGTTTTTAGTTTCATTTTGCGATTTCTCCTTCCATATCGTTTTTTAAGCTCATTTTTTCCGCAAAATTAGTTAAATCATTAAAATCTTCAACACCAAGTTGCTCTGGACGCTTCAAAAGTAGCTCATTTTCTATATTTTTGTCTAACTCTCCAACCACACTTTTTAGTGTATTTCTGATGATTTTCCGTCTATGATTGAAGGTGGCTTTCACTATTTGAAATAGCAGTTTTTCATTACAATTCAAAATGTTTTTTTCTTTTCTCACAAGCCTGATTACTGCCGATTTCACTTTTGGCGGAGGATCGAAAACAGTTTCGCTCACCGTAAATAAATATTCGACATCGTAGAAAGCCTGCAAAAGAACACTTAAAATTCCGTAAACTTTATTCCCTTTTTCTGAACAAATCCGTGCTGCAACTTCCTTTTGAATCATACAAACTACCTGGCTTACTTTGTCTCTGTTTTCGAGCACTTTAAAAAAAATCTGGCTTGATATATTGTATGGAAAATTACCGATAATGTGAAGTGGAGCTTTGGCAATTTGTTCGATATTCATTTTAAGAAAATTGTCATGATATATTTTGTTTATCAAATTTGGAAATTTCATCTTCAACACATCAACTGCTTCAGAATCAATTTCAACCACCGACAATTCGATATCTTTTTTTTCAAGAAACTCTGTTAAAAATCCTGTTCCGCCGCCAACTTCAATAACTTTGTGAGATTCATTATTTTCCTTAGTTTGTAGAATTAAACTATCCGAAATTTTTTGTGCAATGTTTTTGTCAATTAAAAAATGTTGCCCTAATGTTTTTTTTGCTCTGATTATGTTCATAATTATTTAATTAGAAATTGGAAATTGATAATTTTACAAATTACGATTTTCCTTTGCTACTTCTCTGTCTTTCCTCAATCCGTAGAACCTGCCCACAATGATTCCTACTGCCCAAAAAATTAGAACAGAGGTAAACAGGTTTTCTTTGAAAAAAATAAATCCAAATATGAAACCTGCCAGCAAACCAGCAATTGTGCCATAAGCCGAATAAAGCGATGCAAAATATGTTTTTGAAAAAATTTGATGTTCGGTTTTCAAATGTTCTGTAATTTCATCGGATAGATGTTCATACTCTTTCCGCAATTTCACAGAATTATTTAAGTAATTTCCTAAATTTTTTGATATGTCTTCAATTTCTGTTTTTTTTTGAATACAAACACTGCATTCTTTGGAGAATTTCTCTACAATCGAAGCCATTTTTACGATTTTATCGACACCGTAAAATTTTATATCCTTTTTATAAATTAATGATTTTTGAGATTCAATATTACTCTCAATCATTTCAATCCAATCTGTTTTCACAAATAAAATATTTAAATATCATTTTTGCAAGATTACTTAATAATTTGCACTTTTTCAAAAATGTTCGGCTGTCTGTTAAATTCTGGAAAGGGAAATTTTGAAATCGAAAAATATAGCAAAAATCATATTTAAGAAGAATCTGCAATACTATTTTTGGTAATTTTAATTTAACTATTTATTATGAGAAATTACATTACAAAATTTGTAGCAGTAGCTATTTTGCTTTTTGTTTCAGCAGTAAACGGATTTGCTCAGGAAATTGAAACCAGCAAAATTTCACAAATATTAGAAGTTCAACAATACAATCGTGCTATACATATTATGGCTATGTTGTTGATTGGTTTTGGTTTTTTGATGGTATTTGTAAAAAAGTATGGTCGTTCGGCAATTACTGCAACTTTTCTTCTCGTTAGTATTTCAA
The window above is part of the Bacteroidota bacterium genome. Proteins encoded here:
- a CDS encoding 4-hydroxy-3-methylbut-2-enyl diphosphate reductase, whose product is MKIEINKESGFCFGVVYAIQMAEAILEKEDKIYCLGDIVHNNVEVKRLSNEGLITIDHEKFKSLKNCKVLLRAHGEPPETYKIALENNIELIDASCPVVLKLQNRIKNGFDDISKIDGQLVIYGKNRHAEVNGLVGQTKGKAIVINTLKDLSKIDFTKPINLFSQTTQSLEGFFEIQKEIQSQLEKINSKAQFISNNTTCSQVTNREPSLREFASNNDVIIFVSGRKSSNGKMLYEVCKNTNPNSYFVSDLPELKNEWLENAKTIGICGATSTPRWLMEKIASSIENLL
- a CDS encoding (d)CMP kinase, which encodes MKIEKNLIIAIDGHSSCGKSTIAKDLAKTIAYTYIDSGAMYRAVTLFCLRNNIISNDKVDDKTLFEKIQSISISFKKNEESGENEIFLNDKNVESEIRALEVANYVSQISKIKEVRVEMVKQQQEMGKQKRIVMDGRDIGTVVFPDADIKIFMTASVEIRAQRRYDELIEKDINTTYLEVFENIKNRDFIDENRKESPLKMDKDAMVLDNSKISRKEQLDWILKILNDFQK
- the rsmA gene encoding 16S rRNA (adenine(1518)-N(6)/adenine(1519)-N(6))-dimethyltransferase RsmA; this encodes MNIIRAKKTLGQHFLIDKNIAQKISDSLILQTKENNESHKVIEVGGGTGFLTEFLEKKDIELSVVEIDSEAVDVLKMKFPNLINKIYHDNFLKMNIEQIAKAPLHIIGNFPYNISSQIFFKVLENRDKVSQVVCMIQKEVAARICSEKGNKVYGILSVLLQAFYDVEYLFTVSETVFDPPPKVKSAVIRLVRKEKNILNCNEKLLFQIVKATFNHRRKIIRNTLKSVVGELDKNIENELLLKRPEQLGVEDFNDLTNFAEKMSLKNDMEGEIAK
- the mgtE gene encoding magnesium transporter, coding for MKLKTNFELTKEFVTNLKKTIERKDNSVALEIMESLHAADIAEIYDELSIEEAKYLYLLLDGEKAADVLVELEEDDRERFLKVLPSEVIAKQFINEMDSDDAADIIGELSEEKQEEVLSHIDDLEQAGDIVDLLHYDEDTAGGLMAKELICVNINWNITTCISEMRKQAEDVDELYYVYVVDNDDILKGTLSLKKMLLSSDTKNISAIYNKDVITVKTEATSEEVANIMDKYDLIVLPVVDSIGRLVGRITIDDVVDVIREEAEKDYQMVSGITQDVESSDSTWKLTKARLPWLLIGLFGGIFGARIIGFFEDDLDKYIGLALFFPLIGAMAGNVGVQSSSIIVQGIANNTIGLESIGRKLIKELLIALINGIILSSLIFIYSYFFSSNFALTVSVSTALFAIILFAGIFGTFIPLFLNKLKIDPALATGPFITTINDITGLVIYLFIGRMFFNFL